From the genome of Methanocalculus alkaliphilus:
GTCTTTGGGAGGGGGAGGGGGGTGACGGACTGACGCCCGGGATCGACGATGAGCCCCCCTTTCGTCTCATGGATCTCACCATAGGTCAGATACTCGGATGATCCCGAGTACCATGCGCGAGGGCCGATCCGGCTCTGGTGATGATAATGGCCAAGGGCAATATAGTCGAAGTCGCCGGTCGTCATCGTCGGATCGATCTCATGTTCGGCGACGGTTGCCAGACGGCGATCCCGGATATCACTGGCCAGTCCATGGGTGACGAGGATATTGTGATGGCCCGGACGTCGCTCGATCTCGTCATATGCGGCTCTGTATGCCTCCGGCCTGAGCATATTGGGGATCAGGTGAAAGACTGCATCTCCAATCTCGACCGCCTCGTACCGGAACTGGTATGCCATATGCACCGTTCCGGGGTAATATTCAAAGAGGGCGAACGGTGCGCGTGTATACCGGGTCTTTGGAATACTGTGGTTGCCTGCGATTGCTACAAGCGGGATTCCTGCCTCAGAGAGGATCTCAAGTGCCTCAAATGCAGTCACATATGCCTGGGTCCTGGGCTTCACCGAGTCGAAGAGATCCCCTGCATGGAGCAGCACATCCGGCCTCTGCCTGCAGATCTCATGGATGGATGCAAGAAAGTTATCATAAATCTGCTTCTCCCGGAGGTTCATGCCCGTCTCCTGATCGATCCGGGAGAAGGCCGTCGCCCCGAGATGGGTATCGGCGATATGGATGATCTTCATTCTTTGTATCTTCAACCTCTACGGAATTAAGCG
Proteins encoded in this window:
- a CDS encoding metallophosphoesterase family protein translates to MKIIHIADTHLGATAFSRIDQETGMNLREKQIYDNFLASIHEICRQRPDVLLHAGDLFDSVKPRTQAYVTAFEALEILSEAGIPLVAIAGNHSIPKTRYTRAPFALFEYYPGTVHMAYQFRYEAVEIGDAVFHLIPNMLRPEAYRAAYDEIERRPGHHNILVTHGLASDIRDRRLATVAEHEIDPTMTTGDFDYIALGHYHHQSRIGPRAWYSGSSEYLTYGEIHETKGGLIVDPGRQSVTPLPLPKTPMIDLGSISAEDLSAAEVIEAIEDRIGAITTSPMPMAQISLLGIRKETARAIAGRELARLREPLLDLRIRTLTAEDLVTGERHDTAAFNIQEEFATFVKERGLPEKTEAFVLQKGTAVLSSVIEEADTE